The Antarcticibacterium sp. 1MA-6-2 genome has a window encoding:
- a CDS encoding zinc metallopeptidase: MIGYYVIAGLIFIVSLYVSNKLKSKFKTYSKVHLQNGMSGKEIAEKMLYDNGITDVKVISTPGMLTDHYNPAKKTVNLSEGVYTQRNAAAAAVAAHECGHAVQHAKAYGWLQMRSQLVPVVSIASRFSQWAIMGGLILMTMVSVGVGQTVLLIGIILYGMGTLFSFITLPVEYDASKRALVWLETENMLSPQEHDAAEDSLKWAARTYVVAAIGSLATLLYFVSIYLGRD; encoded by the coding sequence ATGATAGGATATTATGTAATAGCGGGTCTTATATTTATTGTAAGCTTGTACGTAAGCAATAAACTTAAGAGCAAGTTTAAGACCTATTCCAAAGTGCATCTTCAAAATGGGATGAGTGGAAAAGAAATCGCTGAAAAAATGCTTTATGATAATGGTATTACTGATGTAAAAGTAATTTCCACTCCGGGAATGCTGACAGATCATTACAACCCGGCCAAAAAGACAGTAAATTTAAGTGAAGGAGTTTATACACAGCGCAATGCAGCTGCTGCTGCGGTGGCGGCACATGAATGTGGTCACGCAGTTCAACATGCCAAGGCATATGGCTGGTTACAAATGCGTAGTCAACTGGTACCAGTGGTAAGTATTGCATCCCGGTTTTCTCAATGGGCAATCATGGGTGGCTTAATACTTATGACGATGGTCTCAGTAGGGGTGGGGCAAACTGTATTACTTATAGGAATTATTCTATATGGAATGGGAACGCTTTTTAGTTTTATAACCCTTCCTGTAGAATATGATGCCAGTAAGCGGGCACTTGTTTGGCTGGAAACAGAAAATATGTTATCACCACAGGAACACGATGCAGCTGAAGATTCTCTAAAATGGGCAGCACGTACATATGTTGTGGCGGCAATAGGTTCTCTTGCTACGTTGCTATATTTTGTGAGTATCTACCTTGGGAGAGATTAG
- a CDS encoding DUF4296 domain-containing protein: protein MKFRMLILVGLLALSCQDIEKVERPENLIPESKMVEVLTDLSLMISARNFNLANAGRNRF, encoded by the coding sequence ATGAAATTCCGGATGCTGATCTTAGTGGGTTTACTTGCTCTTTCCTGTCAGGATATTGAGAAAGTAGAAAGGCCGGAAAATCTTATACCTGAAAGTAAAATGGTTGAGGTTTTGACAGATCTCTCGTTAATGATTTCTGCAAGAAATTTTAACTTAGCGAATGCTGGAAGAAACAGGTTTTAA
- a CDS encoding DUF4271 domain-containing protein: MEKIIANVFDIDDTAEHYLFQKHTYRNFITLCFLPVIIFLVYSPNPAKNAIFTVIGIFGFAILYTYFRIIRKNGSLVSRNWFYFILYLCALEITPYVILFKLITTS; this comes from the coding sequence GTGGAAAAAATTATTGCTAACGTTTTTGATATAGATGATACTGCAGAACATTATTTATTTCAAAAGCATACCTATAGAAATTTTATTACTCTTTGCTTTTTACCTGTTATAATTTTCCTTGTTTATTCCCCTAATCCTGCCAAAAATGCAATTTTCACAGTTATAGGAATTTTTGGCTTTGCTATTCTCTATACCTATTTTCGTATCATTAGAAAAAATGGATCCCTCGTTTCCCGCAATTGGTTCTATTTTATTTTGTACCTTTGCGCTCTCGAAATTACCCCTTATGTTATTTTGTTTAAGCTAATTACAACCAGCTAA
- a CDS encoding Lrp/AsnC ligand binding domain-containing protein has translation MKIVDEKVSIDGIDKTILNYLMEDARKPILEIARIIGISGAAIHQRLRKLEKAGLIEGTKLMINPRILGYTTLAFVGVYLDKAVSNPQAVKKLKEIPEVLECHYTTGNWSIFLKILCKDNEHLMAVLNKNIQAIEGVSRTETFISLNQQIQRQIKV, from the coding sequence ATGAAGATAGTAGATGAAAAAGTAAGTATTGATGGAATAGATAAAACCATCCTTAACTACTTAATGGAAGATGCCCGTAAACCCATTTTAGAAATTGCCCGAATTATTGGGATAAGTGGAGCCGCTATTCATCAAAGATTGAGAAAACTTGAGAAAGCTGGTTTAATAGAAGGCACTAAATTAATGATCAACCCCAGGATTTTAGGCTACACTACCCTGGCCTTTGTAGGAGTTTATCTTGACAAAGCTGTGAGTAACCCTCAGGCTGTAAAGAAACTTAAAGAAATCCCCGAAGTTCTCGAATGTCATTACACCACAGGAAACTGGTCAATATTTTTAAAGATCCTTTGCAAGGATAATGAGCATTTAATGGCTGTTCTTAATAAAAATATTCAGGCAATTGAGGGTGTTTCAAGAACTGAAACCTTCATCTCGTTAAATCAACAAATTCAAAGACAAATAAAAGTTTAA
- a CDS encoding DUF4296 domain-containing protein, with translation MLEETGFKPGEFLYQKHNIDSLSLAESTKFYAKDPANLERIYLKVQQNLDSLKTDLEVIREEEKRIQDSINSLVPEGDSLRTRRDSLVKGNNLVPVSKAIDTLKPLPEMRRNRNPT, from the coding sequence ATGCTGGAAGAAACAGGTTTTAAACCTGGAGAGTTCCTTTACCAAAAGCATAACATTGACAGTCTTAGCCTGGCGGAAAGCACAAAATTTTATGCTAAGGACCCGGCTAATTTGGAGCGAATTTACTTGAAAGTACAGCAGAATCTGGATTCCTTAAAAACTGATTTAGAAGTAATAAGGGAAGAGGAGAAAAGAATTCAGGATTCTATTAATTCCCTTGTTCCTGAAGGTGATTCTTTGCGAACAAGGAGAGATTCGTTAGTGAAAGGAAATAATCTTGTGCCCGTATCTAAGGCTATAGACACTTTAAAGCCTCTTCCTGAAATGCGACGAAACAGAAATCCTACTTAA
- a CDS encoding uroporphyrinogen-III synthase, which translates to MKVKTILISQPEPKLENSPYSELEEKQKVKIDFIPFIHVEGVSSKDVRQQKIDLTRYSAVILTSRNSVDHFFRIAEEMRYKVPDTLKYFCLSEAVAYYLQKYVVYRKRKIYVGKRTFAELSPYIKKYKNEKFLLPASDMLKPDVPKTLNKLGVDWKQGVFYRTVVSDLSHLRDVYYDILVFFSPSGIKSLFENFPDFEQKETKIAVFGNTTVKAAKEHGLIVNIQAPTPETPSMTMALQKYIKEANKK; encoded by the coding sequence ATGAAAGTGAAAACAATTTTGATTTCTCAACCAGAACCTAAATTAGAAAACTCACCGTATTCTGAGCTGGAAGAAAAACAAAAGGTAAAAATTGATTTCATTCCTTTTATCCACGTTGAAGGGGTTTCTTCTAAGGACGTAAGACAACAAAAAATTGATCTTACCCGGTATTCTGCTGTCATTCTTACAAGTAGAAACTCTGTAGATCATTTCTTTCGTATTGCTGAAGAAATGAGATATAAGGTGCCGGACACGCTGAAATATTTTTGCTTAAGTGAAGCCGTAGCCTACTATTTACAAAAATATGTAGTCTATCGAAAAAGGAAGATCTATGTAGGTAAAAGAACGTTCGCTGAACTTTCTCCCTATATAAAGAAGTATAAGAATGAGAAATTCCTTCTCCCTGCTTCTGATATGCTAAAACCCGATGTGCCTAAAACTCTAAATAAACTTGGAGTTGACTGGAAGCAAGGCGTTTTTTACAGAACGGTAGTAAGCGATCTTTCCCATTTGAGGGATGTGTATTATGACATCCTTGTTTTCTTTAGTCCCAGCGGAATCAAATCTCTATTTGAAAATTTCCCTGATTTTGAACAAAAGGAAACTAAAATTGCGGTTTTTGGAAACACCACTGTTAAAGCAGCAAAGGAACACGGGCTGATTGTTAATATCCAGGCTCCTACTCCAGAAACGCCATCAATGACAATGGCTCTTCAAAAATATATTAAAGAAGCTAATAAAAAATAA
- the pyrH gene encoding UMP kinase: MQYNRILLKLSGEALMGNRQYGIDPQRLSEYAAEIKSVCDLGVEVAIVIGGGNIFRGVAGASKGMDRVQGDHMGMLATVINGLALQSALEDAGIQTRLQSAIKINEVAEPFIRRKAIRHLEKGRVVIFGGGTGNPYFTTDSAAVLRAIEIHADVILKGTRVDGIYTADPEKDKMATKFDYISFDEVLKKGLKVMDTTAFTLSQENQLPIIVFDMNTPGNLHKVVSGEKVGTKVNL; this comes from the coding sequence ATGCAGTACAACAGAATCCTCTTGAAGTTATCGGGTGAAGCCTTAATGGGAAACCGACAGTATGGAATAGACCCTCAACGTCTTTCAGAATATGCCGCGGAAATAAAATCTGTTTGTGATTTAGGGGTAGAAGTGGCAATTGTGATTGGTGGAGGTAATATTTTTAGAGGAGTGGCAGGTGCCAGTAAAGGGATGGACCGGGTACAGGGTGACCATATGGGAATGCTCGCAACAGTAATTAATGGTTTGGCATTACAAAGTGCCCTGGAAGATGCAGGTATACAAACACGCCTTCAATCTGCAATAAAGATTAATGAGGTAGCAGAGCCTTTTATAAGAAGGAAAGCTATAAGACATCTTGAAAAAGGAAGAGTGGTAATCTTTGGAGGGGGTACTGGAAACCCCTATTTTACAACAGATTCTGCCGCGGTTTTAAGAGCAATTGAAATTCACGCCGATGTTATTTTAAAAGGCACCCGGGTAGATGGAATTTACACTGCAGATCCTGAAAAGGATAAAATGGCTACTAAATTTGACTATATTTCTTTTGACGAGGTTTTGAAAAAGGGGTTAAAAGTAATGGATACCACTGCTTTCACACTAAGCCAGGAAAATCAATTGCCAATAATAGTTTTTGACATGAATACACCCGGAAATCTTCATAAAGTGGTTTCAGGAGAAAAAGTAGGCACAAAAGTTAATTTATAA
- a CDS encoding ferritin has product MKDLVRQKLGIHVDIMDLLNEQIKKEAHSSSVYLAMASWCDQNALTYSAKFFYDQSAEEREHMMKIFHFINDNGGTAYSPEVDNISHDFNSLQKIFEAALDQEIAITKSIHNIVFRCRKVQDLASEYFLQWFVQEQMEEEQTIRRALDLFDLMGTEGIALKLLDERIAQIRG; this is encoded by the coding sequence ATGAAAGATTTAGTGAGACAAAAGTTAGGAATTCATGTAGATATCATGGACCTTCTTAATGAGCAAATAAAAAAGGAAGCCCACTCTTCTTCTGTGTATTTAGCAATGGCTTCCTGGTGCGATCAAAACGCCCTCACCTACAGCGCGAAATTCTTTTACGATCAATCTGCTGAAGAAAGGGAGCATATGATGAAGATATTTCATTTTATTAATGATAATGGAGGTACTGCCTATTCTCCTGAAGTTGACAATATAAGTCACGATTTTAACTCTCTTCAGAAAATTTTTGAAGCTGCCCTGGACCAGGAAATTGCGATTACCAAATCCATTCATAACATTGTATTCCGATGTAGAAAAGTGCAGGATCTGGCATCAGAATATTTTCTCCAGTGGTTTGTCCAGGAACAAATGGAAGAGGAACAAACTATTAGAAGAGCGCTGGATCTTTTTGACCTTATGGGTACTGAAGGAATAGCACTTAAGCTACTGGACGAGAGAATTGCGCAGATAAGAGGTTGA
- a CDS encoding DUF423 domain-containing protein, giving the protein MYHALLLLILGNLKTAFSPLFNWIFYFLVVGILLFSGSIFLLATNELTGMNFKVLGPVTPIGGSLLIFCWGLLLFYFIKLKKE; this is encoded by the coding sequence ATGTACCATGCCTTACTGCTGCTGATTCTGGGCAATTTGAAGACTGCTTTTTCTCCCCTTTTTAATTGGATATTTTACTTTCTTGTTGTTGGAATTCTTCTGTTTTCAGGATCCATATTCCTGCTCGCTACTAATGAATTAACCGGGATGAATTTTAAGGTACTTGGTCCTGTAACTCCCATTGGTGGGAGTTTGTTAATCTTTTGTTGGGGCTTATTATTGTTTTATTTTATAAAGTTAAAAAAGGAATAA